DNA sequence from the Streptomyces sp. HUAS 15-9 genome:
GCTGTGCTGGTCGTGGCCCTGGATCCAGGGCGGGTGACTGGATGGTTCGGGGGCGGGGGCGGTGAGAGTGCGCCGCTCGCCGCGGAGTCGAAACGTCCGGATCAACCGCCGCCGACGGAAGCGGCAGGCCAACTTCCCACCCTGGGGCAGCCGTTCAAGGGGTCGCCCGCGGCGCGGTGGGGTGACGGTACGGCTGGGATCGGCCTGCCTCAGGCGCGGGCGACCGGCTGGATGAGCAAGAAGCAGGTCGCGCGGACGCTCGAAAAATCCCGGGACTTCCTCGCCGCGTCCAGTCTGGATCCTGGTGTGCTGGGCGGGGAGCGGCCGAGGAAGGCGATCGCCTTGGTCAATCCTCATCAGCGGGATGTCCAGGACTACCTGGCGACCGCGTTCCGCGCGCCCAGCCGGGACAACGATCCTCTGCTGCTGTTCAGCCGCTTCGAGAAGACGAAGGTCCGGCTCGTCGGGGATGTGGTCAAGACACGAGGGCGGATCACATACCGGGAAGGCAAGCGCGGTGCGGTCGAGGTGACCACCGATGTCACGTACGTCTATCCCGTCGTACGCGCCGCGGCGGGAAGCGACGAGGTCGCGCGCACCATCGTGCGCCGTGAGGTCGTGATGAGCTGGGACGACCCGGCGAAGATCGTCATCGAGCCGGACACGTTCTCCCTCGTCTCCTACAAGGTGGACACCACCAACGGCGGCTGTGACACCTTCACCGGCTACCTCACACCCAAGTTCAGCGCGGAGCGCGCGTCCTCGAGCCAGGGTGACGGCCCCGAGGTGGACCCGTACGACCGGAGCACGTCGATGGAAGAGCGCATGCGGGAGGCCGGCGACGCGGGGTGCGGGACTGCCACACGGTCGTGAGCGGCATGTGCGGGGAAGGGTGGACGCCTGACCCGGGCCGGCACGGCGCCAATACCGCTGCGCAACCGGTCCGTTGGCCACGCGGGCTTGATCGGATGTGTCTATCGTAGGCACGGTGGCAGAGGCGACGCAGGGGAGTCCCATGCAGGTCCAGATCAGGGTTGCCGAGGATGACGGCGGTACGACGCTCATCGATCTCTACCGCTGGTTCCGGCAGGACGGCGACCTTCGGCGCCATGCCGAGGTACGGCTGCGGCAGCCGCGTCAGACGGGCGGCTCCATGGGGACTCTGGAGGTCATCGACCTGGTCCTCAACCAAGGTATCGCGGCAGCCAACCTTGCCCTGGCGTACGCCACTTGGCGCACCGGCCGTCCCGCGTCCTCTCCGGTGACCATCACGGTCGACGGGGTGTCGGTCACGGTGACGGACGGTTCGGAGGAATCGGTGCGCCGGATCACGGAACTGCTGCGGTCCGAGAACGACTGATGGACCTGCCCGATCCCGCGGCGTCTCGTGCGGTCCTGATCGGAGTGGACCGTTACCAGCACTTGGACGACCTGCCGGGGGTGCGCAACAACGTCCACCGGCTCGCCGCACTGCTGAGGGATCCCCAGGTGTGGGGCCTGCCGGCGGAGCACTGCGTGGTGTTGAGCAACCCCGAGTCCTACGAGGGACTGCTCGACGAGGTCCATACAGCGGCGGGCGCGGCGCAGGAGGCGTTCCTGTTGTACTTCGCGGGCCATGGACTGCTGTCGTCGCACGGCAACCTGCATCTGGCGCTGCCGAAGTCGGACAACGAGCGGCTGTACCGGGCCGTACCCTATGACTCGCTCCGGCACGAAATGGTCGACACATGTACCGCCCTCAGCAGGGTGGTCATCCTGGACTGCTGCTACAGCGGACGCGCGCTGCAGGGATACATGAATCCGGCAGCCGAAGTGGCGGACCTGGCGGACGTCGAGGGTACGTATGTGATGACCGCGTCGTCCGAGACCCAACTCGCCTGGGCCCCGGAGGGCGAGGAGTTCACCGCCTTCACGGGCGAAGTGGTGAAGGCCCTGTCAGAAGGCGTCCCCGATGCGCCGGACCCTCTGCGGATGGGCTCCCTGTTCCACCACGTGCGCAGGGAATTGAAGGCCAAGGGACGGCCGGTGCCGCAGCAGCGGACCCGCAACGCCGGACACGGCATCGCCTTGACCCGCAATCGCTGGGCCGCGACAGCGACGGCAATCTCCGAAGAGAAACAAGAGATTCAAGAGAAGCAAGAGAAGCAAGAGAAGACCGCCGAACCGCAGGAAGACGCAGCCGCGCAGAGCGGGGCAACACAGCCCCCAACGCCCGAACCCACGACGCCACAGCCCCCGCGTGACACGGCTCTTGCGAACCTGCTGTGGCGCGGCTTCGGCCCGTGGGCAGGCGTCCACCCCACCGATGTGGCCGGCAACGATCAACGCCCGGCAGGACAGTGGCGGCCTTGGCGGCAGCGGGAAGTACGGAACGTGGCCATCGTCCTGGGGATATACACGGCCACCGTCAGCGTCGTCCTCTTGATCCTCTTCAAAGGATCATGACAGAGCCGCATCAAGGCAATACAGGCTCCATGCAGAAGGGGTGCCCCTCCACGAGGGGCACCCCTTCTGACCTGCAAGGCTTATGACCTGTGCGGAGGCGGTGGGATTTGAACCCACGGTGACATCGCTGCCACGACGGTTTTCAAGACCGTTCCCTTAGGCCGCTCGGGCAACCCATCTCGCTCCCGGCCGCCGGGGGCGGAGAGGGTACAGCGTACCGGCCTCACGCCTTGCGCGGGGGCCCGTGGTCCACACGGGGTCCACTGGCTCCGTTCAGCTCCGCAGTGGCACCACTCCGACCAGCACCCCGTCCGCAGCCCCGCGCCAGCGCCTGGAAGCTTACGCCCAGCGGTCTCATCCCTCTCCGACGGACACTCTTCGCCACAGACGGATAGTGCGATCGTGTCCACAGCTGGCCAAGAGATCTCCATCAGGATGAAACTCAACCCACATGACCCAGCGCGTGGGGAACCCGCCATGACCGTGTAGCGTCGAGACTAACTTGTTTGAGCTCAAATCCCAGAGGCGAACAGTACCGTCGTCACCACCGCTGGCGATCACCTTGCCGTCCGGGCTGAAGGCCACACAACGCGCTGAGTCGGCGTGCCCAGTCAACGCCGCCGTGCACGCACCAGACTCGACGTCCCACAATCGCACAGTCCTGTCCATCCCACAGGTGGCCAGAGTTTGGCCGTCGGGACTGAACCGAACTCCGAACACCTTGCCAGTGTGTTCGCAAAGTTGCTGGACGAGTCTTCCGCTCGCCAGTTCCCAAATCCTTACGGTCGAGTCATCGCCCGTGGACGCGATTATGCGTGCATCCGGGCTGAAGCAGAGTGCTCGGACAGGAGCAATGTGGCCCCGAAGGACCATGCATTGGGCATCACTCATCAGATCCCAAAGCCTCACAGTGCCATCGTCGCTTGCTGCAGCAACGGTCGCTCCATCAGGACTGAATGCGAGCGCGTTCAGTGGAAAGCCCTGGCAGTCGTAGGACTTGACCAATCGACGGGTCAGTGAATCTCGAATAATCAGCTGACCATCGTCACCGCAGCTTGCGATCTTGGCGTCGTCTGGACTGAATTTGACACTGTGTACGCGACGCTTGTGTCCAGTCATCGTATCTATGTGACGCTTGGATGTCGTATCCCACAGTCGTACCGACTGATCTCTAGCGCCGCCGCCGCTGGCAATCAACTTCCCATCTGAGCTGAAGTCCAGAGCAAGGATGCGGCCTTGGTGGCCGTTCAATATCTTCAGGGCACGCCAGTCTGGGAGTTCACCTACGTGCAGCAGTTTGTGCCTGTGCCGGTTCCGGACCAACCCGAGCAGATCCGCGGTTTCGGTTCCGCACTGCTGTGGCACCGGGAGGCCCGCACCGAGCATCTGGCGGTGCAGGTGCCGGTAGATGTCACCGAGCCCGATCGCCTGACCAGCACCCGGCATACCGTCCCGAAGCAGCTGGAGCATCCGCCCGGTAAAGGCCGTGTTCCGTTCGCCGGGCAAGATCAGTGCGGTCCGGTTCGCCGGGGCCGAGGTCAGCGTATACGTACCTTTGACCTGCAGCTGGCCCAATACCTCCTCATCGACGCCAGCCAGCGGCTGACCAATTGCTCTGCCACTGAAACAGCTGTCCAGGATCACCACCCGGTTCGTGGCCCGGCTGGTCAGGAAGGCATCTCTCACCGCCTCGAAAGCCAAAGCGGTGAAGGCCAGCCGGTCAGGCCGCGTGCCGGCCAAGCTCAGGTACAACTCCCGGCGCATCGGGCCGAGCAACCCGTGCCCGCTGTAGTAGAACAGCAGTAGATCTTCCGCCTCGGCGGCGGCCTCGAACAGCAAGTCGCCGATATCCGCGGTGCTGGCCCGGGGAGGGGCGAGTACGCAGTGGGCCGTGTCGAAACCGCCGAAGTCCCGGTCGGTGAACACTTGAGCGAGGTCGGTAACGTTGTTGGCGACAACCTTCACATCGGGCAAATGTGGGTCATCATAGGCGGGGGTACCGACCAGGACGATCCGTGATCGCGTGGGATCTACCGGTCGCGCACTCATCTGGCCTGGCCGAGAGTGCCCAACACCAACGCCTCCACGTCTTTCACTCGCTTGGCATCGATTTCTACGCTACGGCCGTCCGAACTGCGGATCTTGATCCGCACGTCTGATCGACGCGGTTGGGTGAAGTACGTCTTCAGCGACGCTGCCAAGATACTGAGTACCCCGCCACCCCCCACTGCTACCGACAATACCTCGGTGATCGATCCCAGTTCGCCCGGCTTGGGCTCCTGGGGCATTGGCATGACCAGGCCGCGGAAGTCAGCTTCCTGACATAGCCATTCCTGGAGCTCAGCCAAGACCTCGTCAGCGCGGTCGGCCTCAACCGACAACAACACGTCCATAAACCCCCCAAGGCGCAAAGACGCCACAAGTATGCCGCCTGCTACGAGTCGAGTCTGCCAAAACGGCAACAGAACCTCGCAGTCAGCATGCTCCGGCATGCCACGCCAACGTCGTCACCGGCCTCCTTCTTCTACGGAGCCAGCTTGTCGATATGATCGACATCGTCTGATCTACGTGATCCGCAGGATCGGGCGGAGAGTTAGGCGGATGCCCCCTTCTTCCGTAAGCACCACGCAGCTTGTTACTCGATCCTGACTTCGGAATGACCGGGCGGCCCAAACCTGTGCGCATCGAGCAAAACGCGCGTCTTCGATCAGAGCGGTTCTGAACGGGCAGAGCCATCTTCAGGCAGGACGCAGACCAACCCCGCCCATCTCGTCAAGCTGACGCGAAAGTAGCCGAACTTGCGTCCCCCTTCGCATCGATCTGAGATCCTGGAGACCGATCGAGAGAGGCCGCAGGTATGGAGTGGAAGACCCACGGTGAGCGACAGATCTACACGAACAAGTGGGTGAACCTGTGTCTGGTCGATGTCCAACAGCCTGACGGGCGCAGGTGGGAGTACCACGTTGTTCGCCTCCGGCACCTGGCCGTGGCTGCCGTGGTCAACGACCGCAAAGAGGTTCTGATGATGTGGCGCCACCGCTTCATCACGGACTCGTGGGCCTGGGAGCTGCCCATGGGTTTGGTGGAGGAAGGCGAGACGCCCGAGGAAGCGGCGGCTCGTGAGGTCCTGGAGGAGACCGGTTGGCGCCCTGGACCCATCAAGCCCCTGCTCTACGCCGAGCCGGCCAACGGGATCACCGACTCGCAGCACCACGTCTTCAGGATCGACGGCGCTACCTACGCCGGTCCTCCCACGGAGAAGAACGAGTCCGACCGCATCGAGTGGATCCCACTCAGCGAGGTGCGAGGCATGATCGACCGCCGGGAGGTCGTGAGCAGCGGCTCGCTCGTCGGCTTGCTGTACCTGCTCATGGACGAAGCGATCCGCTGACCGGCGGGAGGAGTGCCCGTAGCCGAGCCTCGAAGGCCAACGCTATGGGCTCCTGTCTGTGCGGCGCCAACTGGTCGTAGGACTCCCTGAGATGACCTGACACGCGCTCGGAGGCCACTGCCGACGCCGGTCCCAGTGCTTGCGTGGCGGTGTCGCACGCCTGGTCTAGCTTGCCCTGATCCAACTGCGTTCGGGCAAGCCAGAACGAGTGAAACGCTCGGCCGCGCTGGTTGGTGCGGGCCTCGCGCCGCAAGGCGTCCGCGATCAGAGGTTCGGCGGTAGCTGCTTCGCCCAGCCGCCCGTGAGCGATCCCCGTGTCCACGATCAGCTTCGTCTCGTCGAAGTACGTCACCCAGGACGTGTCCGGGTCGCTCACTCGAATCCGCTCGAAGTGGCGGTGCGCCTCCCCAATGGCCCGGTGGGTGGAGTCCGTGTTGCCGAGGGTGGCGTGAGCGAAGGCTTCACGCATCGACAGCATGGACAGGACCCGTGGGGTGATGTCGACAGCCGAGCGGGCCTGGTCCTGGGCAGCGTACAGCCCGCCCACTTCATCATCGGGCCAGAACAGACGCATCTCATCGACCTCGCCCTTGCCCGGGACGGACACGTGCCCGAGGGCTACGACTTCCCGTTCCGCGGCTGCCTCGTCCACTACGAGGCGCCGGAGATCGCGCGCAGCGTGCTCGCCACGGGGGAAGCCGAGCCGACACCGGAAGCCGACATCTACGCACTCGGCGCCTCCTTGCTCATCTCCGCCACCGGTTGGCGGGCTGTCGAGTACCCGGACGACGCTCCACGCCCAGTCCAGAGACGGGCTGTGGCCAA
Encoded proteins:
- a CDS encoding NUDIX hydrolase, translated to MEWKTHGERQIYTNKWVNLCLVDVQQPDGRRWEYHVVRLRHLAVAAVVNDRKEVLMMWRHRFITDSWAWELPMGLVEEGETPEEAAAREVLEETGWRPGPIKPLLYAEPANGITDSQHHVFRIDGATYAGPPTEKNESDRIEWIPLSEVRGMIDRREVVSSGSLVGLLYLLMDEAIR
- a CDS encoding caspase family protein, producing MDLPDPAASRAVLIGVDRYQHLDDLPGVRNNVHRLAALLRDPQVWGLPAEHCVVLSNPESYEGLLDEVHTAAGAAQEAFLLYFAGHGLLSSHGNLHLALPKSDNERLYRAVPYDSLRHEMVDTCTALSRVVILDCCYSGRALQGYMNPAAEVADLADVEGTYVMTASSETQLAWAPEGEEFTAFTGEVVKALSEGVPDAPDPLRMGSLFHHVRRELKAKGRPVPQQRTRNAGHGIALTRNRWAATATAISEEKQEIQEKQEKQEKTAEPQEDAAAQSGATQPPTPEPTTPQPPRDTALANLLWRGFGPWAGVHPTDVAGNDQRPAGQWRPWRQREVRNVAIVLGIYTATVSVVLLILFKGS
- a CDS encoding caspase, EACC1-associated type codes for the protein MSARPVDPTRSRIVLVGTPAYDDPHLPDVKVVANNVTDLAQVFTDRDFGGFDTAHCVLAPPRASTADIGDLLFEAAAEAEDLLLFYYSGHGLLGPMRRELYLSLAGTRPDRLAFTALAFEAVRDAFLTSRATNRVVILDSCFSGRAIGQPLAGVDEEVLGQLQVKGTYTLTSAPANRTALILPGERNTAFTGRMLQLLRDGMPGAGQAIGLGDIYRHLHRQMLGAGLPVPQQCGTETADLLGLVRNRHRHKLLHVGELPDWRALKILNGHQGRILALDFSSDGKLIASGGGARDQSVRLWDTTSKRHIDTMTGHKRRVHSVKFSPDDAKIASCGDDGQLIIRDSLTRRLVKSYDCQGFPLNALAFSPDGATVAAASDDGTVRLWDLMSDAQCMVLRGHIAPVRALCFSPDARIIASTGDDSTVRIWELASGRLVQQLCEHTGKVFGVRFSPDGQTLATCGMDRTVRLWDVESGACTAALTGHADSARCVAFSPDGKVIASGGDDGTVRLWDLSSNKLVSTLHGHGGFPTRWVMWVEFHPDGDLLASCGHDRTIRLWRRVSVGEG
- a CDS encoding effector-associated constant component EACC1, coding for MDVLLSVEADRADEVLAELQEWLCQEADFRGLVMPMPQEPKPGELGSITEVLSVAVGGGGVLSILAASLKTYFTQPRRSDVRIKIRSSDGRSVEIDAKRVKDVEALVLGTLGQAR
- a CDS encoding effector-associated constant component EACC1, yielding MAEATQGSPMQVQIRVAEDDGGTTLIDLYRWFRQDGDLRRHAEVRLRQPRQTGGSMGTLEVIDLVLNQGIAAANLALAYATWRTGRPASSPVTITVDGVSVTVTDGSEESVRRITELLRSEND